The Carassius gibelio isolate Cgi1373 ecotype wild population from Czech Republic chromosome B5, carGib1.2-hapl.c, whole genome shotgun sequence genome segment TATGTTTTATACTTTGCTTATATTTTGTGAGGCTGTTTACTGGTAAGTCCTGGCAACTTATTTCTAACAGCAAAAGTTGGCATGTACTAGCTGAAAATGTTACAGTGTTTAAAcgagccagacagacagacaacagcGCTCACGTGCTCTCAGTCTGGCACGTGTCTGCCTCAGTGACCTTGCAATGACCTCGGTCACGCGTGGGTCAGGGGTTCATCGCCCCAGACATTCCTGTCTGGAGTCTACTATAAATAGCTCGGGGTGAAGATGGGTGACACACACCTGCTTCAAACCAGACATGATGCAGTCATCTCCCTTTATGACCGAGCGAGAGAAGAGCATCCCCGCAGCTGACGGATGTTTCCTGATGTGGCGGGACTACATGGACCTCCGTGGGACCCTGTCGCAGCTGCTGGAGCAGCGCGACCGAGCACACGCCGCAGATGAGGGTTTCGTGAGAACCGGATCCAGCAGCAGCGTCTCCagcacctccacctcctccagcCGAGACCTGCGGACCCCTCGGGACTCCTGCGGATTCTGCCGACAAAACGGAGAGACACCGGTGGTGTACATGACTCACAGACTGAAAGCCCGAGACGGACGGATCCTCTGCCCGATCCTGAGGAGCTACGTGTGTCCGTTCTGCTCCGCCACCGGAGACCGGGCGCACACCCGCCACTACTGTCCGCGGAGGAACACACCGGAGACCGGCGACCCGTGAATCAATGGACTCCGTCAACAACACCGTGCGTCTGTGTTCGAAGTCTGTTGTGAAAATGTGTTCAAAAGGTTGTTTACATGTTAACGGTTGAAACGTGCttctgtggttaattttaaaataaaaatatttttctagtgCATCAAAAACAGGTTTGAATCCGTTCCTCGTTGTTGATTTGATTTGGCAGTTGACAGtcgtataatataataataatccgGTCTGGATTATTGTAATTCTCTCCTCTTTTGCCTCCCTCACAAATCTCTCCATAATCTTTAACTGGTCCAGGACTCTGCTGCTCGCGTTATAACTCGAACCCCCTCCCCTCAACACGTCACTCCTGTCCTCCAACAGCTCTTTTGGCTCCTGGTCCAGTTTCGCATCCAATTCAAAATCCCTCTGTTTACATTCAAGGCCTTACACAATCTTGGTTTAACATCTGATGTAAACGAATGTTTCTTTACAATCTGTGCATCAGTTTAAGAAAAGAATTGTCTCTTAAACCCATCTGTCAATTTAACAAGTTAAGGAAAACTTTTTCAGGTAATTGACTTCTCTGATTTTAATAACACgctaaaatattttgaaagttaAACTTATACTAAAGAAGGAATTTTTACTCtgaaggattattattattactaagaaTAATTTGGCCATGCTGTTCGCAATAAAAACTGTAGGTGGTGCTATAAACCAACGGTGTGTTTTGCTCCTTTCAAACTAGTGAAGAAGAAGAGCGCACGCCGGTGCGGGAAACATGAACACGGTCAGTGTTTGTGTGTCGTTGAAAGagacatatttatatattcagcAGATACCGGGACAGTTGATGCTTTTAGAAGCTGCTGTCGAATCGTATCCAAGTGACTTTGATTGATACGATGTGGTGGTGGTTGTTTTTCTGCTGACGTTAGTTTACAGATCCTTTACTAGActataaatgttaattataaacAGTTTCTCAACATAAATTATCTTTACTTTATAATTAACTCCGCATTTAAAGATATGTCAAATAAAGATAAACAGTGATTCTTATGTAAAGATATCTGATATCTAAACttatgcctctctctctctctctctgtgtgtgtgtgtgtgtgtgtgtgtgtgtgttttcaggtggATTATGGGCTCATCTCTGCTTTATGTTGCTGAGCAGCTTTTGAAAGACCTTCAGAGAACTTTCTTGGAGACAAACCAGAGTAAGTTTGAAACGCACACACTCACTGATGTCTTGGCAGCTTGATGAAGCCTTTGGAGGATGAAACATTAAGTAACATTTGTAGCGGAAAAGCAGAAAAACTACTTGACATCCTGCAGTTATCTCATCAGTCTTCACAAACTCACACTACGTACACTTGGCTCATGAAATCTCTGATCAGTAGTGAATTGTGCACATTTGTGCAAATTATATTAGTACTATTTAATACCAATTGTACTaactagaactttttttttttatgttagagATGCTTAGCTTCAATCATGTCAAGAATGAATTTGGATAGTATACTGTAGGGTTAGTGGTCTGATATTGTGCTTCAGTGGAAGCAAGAACATTTTGACCTAAAACATCATAacctt includes the following:
- the LOC127957425 gene encoding nanos homolog 1, with translation MMQSSPFMTEREKSIPAADGCFLMWRDYMDLRGTLSQLLEQRDRAHAADEGFVRTGSSSSVSSTSTSSSRDLRTPRDSCGFCRQNGETPVVYMTHRLKARDGRILCPILRSYVCPFCSATGDRAHTRHYCPRRNTPETGDP